A genomic region of Caulobacter sp. NIBR2454 contains the following coding sequences:
- a CDS encoding TolC family outer membrane protein, translated as MFKSRRAGLLAAACSIGLVAGVGGAHAETLAEAIALAYQTNPTLQGQRANQRALDESYVQARTGYRPTVSGALGASYSHIKPGSPGQIDTNGDGVPDVTVGGSTENNTGSASLTVSQPLYTGGRVSSEVAAAEADVNAGRQNLRSVEQSVVGSVIQSYVDVRRDQERLRISQENVAVLQRQLDESNARFEVGEITRTDVAQSQARLAAARANLASSQAQLAVSRAAYAAVVGQNPGDLAAEPSLAQVLPATVDQAFDSAEQQNPQILAADFTEQASRARVAAAKAAHRPTIGLAGTLGYTGHADPFDADEYDRQIRLSATANVPIFTGGLNSSRVRAAVERNNAARIAIETARRQVLQQVSASWNQLLGARANLVANEEQVRAARIAFEGVRQENQVGLRTTLDVLNAEQELRNAELALVTARRDEYVAASTVLSASGRLEARAIAADVPAYDPVVNFRKASTSVGWVPWEPVVAGVDKIGAPAIGAAPTDAPVATAK; from the coding sequence ATGTTCAAAAGCCGTCGTGCGGGTTTGCTGGCCGCCGCTTGCAGTATCGGCCTGGTGGCCGGAGTGGGCGGCGCCCACGCCGAGACCCTGGCCGAGGCCATCGCCCTGGCCTACCAGACCAACCCGACGCTTCAGGGACAGCGCGCCAACCAGCGCGCCCTTGATGAAAGCTATGTGCAGGCCCGCACGGGTTACCGCCCGACGGTGAGCGGGGCGCTGGGCGCCTCCTACAGTCACATCAAGCCGGGCAGCCCGGGCCAGATCGACACCAACGGCGACGGCGTGCCGGACGTGACCGTGGGCGGCTCGACCGAGAACAATACCGGCAGCGCAAGCCTGACCGTGAGCCAGCCGCTCTACACTGGCGGGCGGGTGAGTTCGGAAGTGGCCGCCGCCGAGGCGGACGTGAACGCCGGTCGCCAGAACCTGCGTTCTGTGGAGCAGTCGGTCGTGGGCTCGGTGATCCAGTCCTACGTCGATGTGCGCCGCGATCAGGAGCGCCTGCGCATCAGCCAAGAGAACGTCGCCGTCCTCCAGCGCCAGCTCGACGAATCCAACGCCCGCTTCGAAGTGGGAGAGATCACCCGTACCGACGTGGCCCAATCGCAGGCTCGCCTCGCCGCCGCCCGCGCCAACCTGGCGTCATCGCAGGCGCAGCTCGCGGTCAGCCGCGCGGCCTACGCCGCCGTGGTCGGTCAGAACCCAGGCGATCTGGCCGCCGAGCCCTCGCTGGCGCAGGTCCTGCCGGCCACCGTGGATCAGGCGTTCGACTCCGCCGAGCAGCAGAACCCGCAAATCCTGGCCGCCGACTTCACCGAGCAGGCCAGCCGCGCCCGGGTCGCCGCCGCCAAGGCCGCCCACCGCCCGACCATCGGCCTCGCCGGCACGCTCGGCTACACCGGCCACGCCGATCCGTTCGACGCGGACGAATACGATCGCCAGATCCGCCTCAGCGCCACCGCCAACGTGCCGATCTTCACCGGCGGCCTGAACTCCTCACGCGTCCGCGCGGCCGTGGAGCGCAACAACGCCGCCCGCATCGCGATCGAGACCGCCCGCCGCCAAGTGCTGCAACAGGTCTCGGCCTCGTGGAACCAGCTGCTGGGCGCTCGCGCCAATCTGGTGGCCAATGAGGAACAGGTCCGCGCCGCCCGCATCGCCTTCGAAGGCGTGCGTCAGGAGAACCAGGTGGGCCTGCGCACCACCCTCGACGTGCTGAACGCCGAGCAAGAGCTGCGCAATGCTGAACTGGCCCTGGTCACCGCTCGTCGCGACGAGTACGTGGCGGCCTCGACCGTCCTGTCGGCTTCCGGTCGCCTTGAGGCCCGCGCCATCGCCGCGGACGTGCCCGCCTACGACCCCGTCGTCAATTTCCGCAAGGCCAGCACCAGCGTCGGATGGGTGCCGTGGGAGCCCGTCGTGGCAGGCGTCGACAAGATCGGCGCGCCGGCCATCGGCGCCGCGCCGACCGACGCCCCCGTCGCCACTGCGAAATAG
- a CDS encoding DUF2497 domain-containing protein, giving the protein MSDAQAQEPTMEEILASIRRIISEDDAPAEEAGGEDAPAPAVEEPSSYDEYSAEADAGEDVLELTEPLDAPVESHGDLDVYTPPAAAAPEPELPPVSDTERLVGDHAAAAAASAFTSLSAAITMPKEGRTLEDVVREMLRPMLKVWLDDNLPRIVEAQVAQEVERIARQRTS; this is encoded by the coding sequence ATGTCCGACGCGCAAGCACAAGAACCGACAATGGAGGAAATCCTAGCCTCCATCCGCCGCATCATCTCGGAAGATGATGCGCCCGCGGAGGAGGCCGGCGGCGAAGACGCTCCGGCGCCCGCCGTGGAAGAACCTTCCAGCTATGACGAGTACAGCGCCGAAGCCGACGCTGGCGAAGACGTTCTGGAGCTGACCGAGCCGCTCGACGCGCCGGTGGAGAGCCACGGCGACCTCGACGTCTATACGCCGCCTGCCGCCGCCGCGCCGGAGCCGGAGCTTCCGCCGGTGAGCGACACCGAGCGTCTGGTGGGCGACCACGCCGCCGCCGCCGCCGCCTCGGCCTTCACCAGCCTGTCGGCCGCGATCACCATGCCCAAGGAAGGCCGCACCCTCGAGGACGTCGTCCGCGAGATGCTGCGCCCGATGCTGAAGGTGTGGCTGGACGACAACCTGCCTCGCATCGTCGAGGCCCAGGTAGCCCAGGAAGTCGAACGCATCGCTCGCCAGCGCACGAGCTAG
- a CDS encoding putative nucleotide-diphospho-sugar transferase, protein MRIYAAIHDADHQIYPLEDIGRPPAWMKVKVILDELRRGKHEFIMWIDADACFVRGDRDILDLVQQDKDLYLVRQYVRISMVRPGGLFLFAERPNTGVMLIRNCAWSLELFEEIWDRTQYIGHYWWEQAAFMDLIGYHYEITGGRCENAFNEERLARIEWISGEWNAIPTLVAGQPDAMRANPIIIHFAGMPNDQRSLEMPSQVFGSVPLGQRVLAP, encoded by the coding sequence ATGCGCATCTACGCGGCGATCCACGATGCCGATCACCAAATCTATCCGCTAGAGGACATTGGCCGTCCGCCCGCGTGGATGAAGGTGAAGGTCATTCTGGATGAACTTCGGCGCGGAAAGCACGAGTTCATCATGTGGATCGACGCCGACGCCTGTTTCGTTCGCGGCGATCGCGACATCCTCGACTTGGTCCAGCAAGACAAGGACCTCTATCTCGTACGTCAGTATGTTCGCATCTCGATGGTTCGGCCCGGCGGACTGTTTCTGTTCGCCGAGCGGCCGAATACGGGGGTGATGCTGATCCGAAATTGCGCGTGGTCTCTCGAGCTCTTCGAAGAAATCTGGGACCGTACGCAATACATCGGCCACTACTGGTGGGAGCAGGCTGCGTTCATGGACCTGATCGGCTACCATTACGAGATCACCGGCGGGCGATGCGAAAACGCCTTCAACGAGGAACGTCTAGCCAGGATCGAGTGGATTTCCGGCGAGTGGAACGCCATCCCCACATTGGTGGCTGGCCAGCCCGACGCCATGCGCGCCAATCCGATCATCATCCACTTTGCGGGAATGCCGAACGACCAGCGAAGTCTGGAGATGCCAAGCCAGGTTTTTGGCTCGGTCCCGCTTGGTCAGCGTGTCCTCGCCCCGTAG
- a CDS encoding protein-L-isoaspartate O-methyltransferase family protein, with the protein MSSDFAAARINMVDSQIRINDVTDFALQDALLATPREACVPADQGFRAYADLEVEYAPGRWLLRPRDVSKLLQFMHPKAGEKALAIAAPYAGAVLENMGLSVTYLSEGDLTAVPGGSYDVIVVEGGVAQVPASWTEALALGGRLGVVERKGSVGRAMVYVRAADGVGGRAAFDSAAPLLAGFEPEAKFVF; encoded by the coding sequence ATGAGCTCCGACTTCGCGGCAGCACGGATCAACATGGTCGACAGCCAGATCCGCATCAATGACGTCACCGATTTCGCGCTGCAGGACGCTCTGCTGGCGACGCCGCGTGAAGCCTGTGTTCCGGCGGATCAAGGTTTCCGCGCCTATGCCGATCTTGAGGTCGAGTATGCGCCGGGCCGCTGGCTGCTGCGTCCGCGCGACGTGTCCAAGCTGCTGCAGTTCATGCACCCGAAGGCCGGCGAGAAGGCCCTGGCCATCGCCGCGCCCTATGCCGGCGCTGTGCTGGAAAACATGGGCCTTTCGGTCACCTATCTGTCCGAAGGCGATCTGACGGCCGTGCCTGGCGGTTCCTACGACGTGATCGTGGTCGAGGGCGGCGTAGCGCAAGTTCCGGCCAGCTGGACCGAAGCGCTGGCTTTGGGTGGTCGTCTTGGCGTCGTCGAGCGCAAGGGGTCGGTTGGGCGCGCCATGGTCTATGTCCGCGCCGCTGACGGCGTCGGCGGCCGGGCGGCGTTCGATTCCGCCGCGCCGCTGCTGGCCGGGTTTGAACCGGAAGCCAAGTTCGTCTTCTGA